One region of Streptomyces capillispiralis genomic DNA includes:
- a CDS encoding suppressor of fused domain protein: MADVLPLVEARLRTTLGEPDARAAVTFLGTDRIEVLRFHEGDIVRYATLGMSAQPMTDPTAVVADPVRGPRVELVLSVRGGVADTDKVLRPLAVLAASPQVEGVVVAPGASLDVGEPLWPGAPFTSVLVAEPGGLVEDLELDEPLDPVRFLPLLPMTPNEAAWKRVHGAGALQERWLARGTDLRDPSRKSVPLD, translated from the coding sequence ATGGCTGATGTTCTTCCTCTGGTCGAGGCCCGGCTGCGTACGACGCTGGGCGAACCGGACGCCCGCGCGGCGGTCACCTTCCTGGGTACGGACCGCATCGAGGTGCTCCGCTTCCACGAGGGCGACATCGTGCGCTACGCCACACTCGGTATGTCGGCGCAGCCCATGACCGATCCGACCGCGGTGGTCGCGGACCCGGTGAGGGGACCGCGCGTCGAGCTGGTGCTGTCCGTCCGCGGTGGTGTCGCCGACACCGACAAGGTGCTCCGCCCGCTCGCCGTGCTGGCCGCGTCCCCGCAGGTCGAGGGTGTCGTCGTGGCGCCCGGCGCCTCCCTCGACGTGGGTGAACCACTGTGGCCCGGCGCCCCGTTCACCTCGGTGCTGGTCGCCGAGCCGGGCGGCTTGGTGGAGGACCTGGAGCTCGACGAGCCCCTGGACCCCGTACGGTTCCTGCCGCTGCTGCCGATGACCCCGAACGAGGCCGCCTGGAAGCGGGTGCACGGTGCGGGCGCGCTTCAGGAGCGCTGGCTGGCCCGGGGCACGGACCTCAGGGACCCGTCCCGCAAGTCCGTGCCGCTGGACTGA
- a CDS encoding magnesium and cobalt transport protein CorA has product MSMIRDLRAAVRPASRISLRKESGPYDTTRDPATTTAVVDCAVYRDGRRLESEGQLSPQEAMRRVRRDGGFVWIGLHEPTEAEFAGIAQEFGLHPLAVEDAVQAHQRPKLERYDDSLFTVFKTVHYLDHDRLSSTSEVVETGEVMCFTGRDFFITVRHGGQGSLRALRHRLQDDPELLAKGPSAVLHAIADHVVDGYIAVADAVQDDIDEVETEVFSPGRKGTPRGTDAGRIYQLKREVLEFKRAVSPLLRPLQLLSERPMRLIDPDIQKYFRDVADHLARVQEQVIGFDELLNSILQANLAQASVAQNEDMRKITSWAAIIAVPTMVCGVYGMNFDHMPELRWKYGYPLVLAVTVSLCLGIHRTLKRNGWL; this is encoded by the coding sequence ATGTCGATGATCCGCGACCTGCGCGCCGCAGTCCGCCCCGCCTCCCGCATCTCGCTGCGCAAGGAGAGCGGCCCGTACGACACCACCCGGGACCCCGCGACGACGACCGCCGTGGTCGACTGCGCCGTCTACCGCGACGGCCGGCGCCTGGAGTCCGAGGGCCAGCTCTCCCCCCAGGAGGCGATGCGCCGGGTGCGGCGCGACGGCGGCTTCGTGTGGATCGGCCTGCACGAGCCCACCGAGGCCGAATTCGCCGGGATCGCCCAGGAGTTCGGGCTGCACCCGCTGGCCGTGGAGGACGCCGTCCAGGCTCATCAGCGGCCCAAGCTGGAGCGCTACGACGACTCGCTGTTCACGGTCTTCAAGACCGTCCACTACCTCGACCACGACCGGCTCAGCTCCACCAGCGAGGTCGTCGAGACCGGCGAGGTGATGTGCTTCACCGGCCGGGACTTCTTCATCACCGTGCGGCACGGCGGACAGGGCTCCCTGCGGGCCCTCAGGCACCGTCTCCAGGACGACCCAGAACTGCTGGCCAAGGGCCCCTCGGCCGTGCTGCACGCCATCGCCGACCATGTGGTGGACGGCTACATCGCGGTCGCCGACGCGGTGCAGGACGACATCGACGAGGTCGAGACCGAGGTCTTCTCGCCCGGCCGCAAGGGCACGCCGCGCGGCACCGACGCCGGGCGCATCTACCAACTCAAGCGCGAGGTCCTGGAGTTCAAGCGGGCCGTGTCGCCGCTGCTGCGGCCGCTGCAACTGCTGAGCGAGCGGCCGATGCGGCTGATCGACCCGGACATCCAGAAGTACTTCCGGGACGTGGCCGACCACCTGGCGCGGGTGCAGGAGCAGGTCATCGGCTTCGACGAACTGCTGAACTCCATCCTCCAGGCCAACCTCGCGCAGGCGTCCGTGGCGCAGAACGAGGACATGCGCAAGATCACCTCCTGGGCCGCGATCATCGCCGTGCCGACGATGGTGTGCGGGGTGTACGGGATGAACTTCGACCACATGCCCGAGCTGCGGTGGAAGTACGGCTATCCGCTGGTGCTGGCCGTCACCGTGAGCCTCTGTCTGGGCATCCACCGCACGCTGAAGCGCAACGGCTGGCTCTGA
- a CDS encoding magnesium transporter MgtE N-terminal domain-containing protein, which translates to MAAGAPRFFVSHVSGVAVFDPAGDQVGRVRDLVVILRVGRRPPRLLGLVVELSTRRRIFLPMNRVTAVQSGQVITTGVLNVRRFEQRPTERLVFGELLDRRVTLVEGGEEVTVLDLSVHQLPARREWEIDRVFVRKGKKGGAFRRSKGETLTVEWSAVTGFSLEEHGQGAENLLATFEQLRPADLANVLHHLSPKRRAEVAAALDDDRLADVLEELPEDDQIEILGKLKEERAADVLEAMDPDDAADLLGELPEDDKERLLSLMQPADAADMRRLMSYEEHTAGGLMTTEPIVLRPDATVADALARIREPDLSPAHAAQIYVCRPPEETPTGKYLGTVHFQRLLRDPPYTLVGSILDADLQPLEPDAALPVVAGFFAAYDMVAAPVVDEAGSLLGAVTVDDVLDHMLPEDWRETEFHLDEGVVTDGS; encoded by the coding sequence ATGGCAGCGGGCGCCCCCCGGTTCTTCGTCTCCCACGTCTCCGGCGTCGCCGTCTTCGACCCGGCCGGCGACCAGGTGGGGCGCGTGCGCGATCTGGTCGTCATCCTGCGGGTCGGCAGGCGTCCGCCCCGGCTGCTCGGACTGGTGGTGGAACTCTCCACCCGCCGCCGCATCTTCCTGCCGATGAACCGCGTGACCGCCGTGCAGTCCGGCCAGGTCATCACCACCGGCGTGCTCAACGTCCGGCGCTTCGAGCAGCGGCCCACCGAGCGACTCGTCTTCGGCGAGCTGCTGGACCGGCGGGTGACGCTCGTGGAGGGCGGCGAGGAGGTCACCGTCCTGGACCTGTCGGTGCATCAGCTGCCGGCCCGCCGCGAGTGGGAGATCGACCGCGTCTTCGTGCGCAAGGGGAAGAAGGGCGGCGCGTTCCGCCGCAGCAAGGGCGAGACGCTGACCGTGGAGTGGTCCGCCGTCACCGGCTTCTCCCTGGAGGAGCACGGGCAGGGCGCCGAGAACCTGCTCGCCACCTTCGAGCAGCTGCGCCCCGCCGACCTCGCCAACGTCCTGCACCACCTCTCCCCCAAGCGCCGCGCGGAGGTGGCCGCCGCCCTCGACGACGACCGCCTCGCCGACGTCCTGGAGGAGCTGCCCGAGGACGACCAGATCGAGATCCTCGGCAAGCTGAAGGAGGAGCGGGCCGCCGACGTCCTGGAGGCCATGGACCCCGACGACGCGGCCGACCTGCTCGGCGAGCTGCCCGAGGACGACAAGGAGCGGCTGCTCAGCCTGATGCAGCCCGCCGACGCGGCCGACATGCGGCGCCTGATGTCGTACGAGGAGCACACCGCGGGCGGTCTGATGACGACCGAGCCGATCGTGCTGCGGCCCGACGCGACCGTCGCGGACGCCCTCGCCCGGATCCGCGAGCCCGACCTCTCCCCGGCGCACGCCGCGCAGATCTACGTCTGCCGCCCGCCCGAGGAGACACCCACCGGCAAGTACCTGGGCACGGTCCACTTCCAGCGTCTGCTGCGCGACCCCCCGTACACCCTGGTCGGCTCGATCCTGGACGCAGATCTGCAGCCCCTGGAGCCGGACGCGGCGCTGCCCGTGGTCGCCGGGTTCTTCGCCGCGTACGACATGGTCGCCGCGCCCGTGGTCGACGAGGCGGGCTCGCTGCTGGGCGCGGTGACGGTGGACGACGTGCTGGACCACATGCTGCCGGAGGACTGGCGGGAGACCGAGTTCCACCTCGACGAGGGGGTGGTGACCGATGGCTCCTGA
- a CDS encoding DUF1003 domain-containing protein: MAPDREGVRERLPAGATASGRPRAPRLDQPRPPRRRLLPEWDPDAFGRLSERVARFIGTGRFLVWMTVVIILWVLWNVSAPRDLRFDEYPFIFLTLALSLQASYAAPLILLAQNRQDDRDRVNLEQDRKQNERSIADTEYLTREIAALRIGLGEVATRDWIRSELQDVIKELEGRQNGHKDHHGPFPAMRAERPPGRDADDQ, encoded by the coding sequence ATGGCTCCTGACCGCGAAGGGGTGCGCGAGCGCCTGCCCGCCGGCGCCACCGCGTCCGGACGGCCCCGGGCGCCCCGTCTGGACCAGCCGCGCCCTCCCCGGCGGCGGCTCCTGCCCGAATGGGATCCGGACGCCTTCGGGCGGCTGTCGGAGCGGGTCGCGCGCTTCATCGGCACCGGCCGCTTCCTGGTCTGGATGACGGTCGTCATCATCCTGTGGGTGCTGTGGAACGTGTCCGCGCCACGCGATCTGCGGTTCGACGAGTACCCGTTCATCTTCCTGACGCTGGCCCTGTCCCTCCAGGCCTCCTACGCGGCCCCGCTGATCCTGCTCGCGCAGAACCGGCAGGACGACCGCGACCGGGTCAACCTGGAGCAGGACCGCAAGCAGAACGAGCGGTCGATCGCGGACACCGAGTACCTGACCCGGGAGATCGCCGCCCTGCGCATCGGACTCGGGGAGGTGGCCACGCGGGACTGGATCCGCTCGGAGCTCCAGGACGTGATCAAGGAGCTGGAGGGGCGGCAGAACGGACACAAGGACCATCACGGCCCCTTCCCGGCGATGCGGGCGGAACGGCCGCCGGGACGTGACGCAGACGACCAGTGA
- a CDS encoding Mrp/NBP35 family ATP-binding protein, producing the protein MATEDAVREALATVNDPEINRPITELGMVKSVEIGADGAVAVTVYLTVSGCPMRDTITQRVTDAVSRVEGVTGVDVTLDVMSDEQRKELASALRGGQTEREVPFAKPGSLTRVYAVASGKGGVGKSSVTVNLAAAMAADGLKVGVVDADIYGHSVPRMLGADGRPTQVENMIMPPSAHGVKVISIGMFTPGNAPVVWRGPMLHRALQQFLADVYWGDLDVLLLDLPPGTGDIAISVAQLVPNAEILVVTTPQQAAAEVAERAGSIAVQTHQKIVGVVENMSGLPCPHCGEMVDVFGTGGGQTVADGLTRTTGTNVPVLGAIPIDVRLREGGDEGKPVVLTDPDSPAGSALRSIAGKLGGRQRGLAGLSLGITPRNKF; encoded by the coding sequence ATGGCTACGGAAGACGCGGTGCGCGAGGCACTGGCGACGGTGAACGACCCCGAGATCAACCGGCCGATCACCGAACTCGGCATGGTCAAATCGGTGGAGATCGGCGCGGACGGGGCGGTCGCGGTCACCGTGTACCTGACGGTCTCCGGCTGCCCCATGCGGGACACCATCACCCAGCGCGTGACGGACGCGGTCTCCCGGGTCGAGGGGGTCACCGGTGTCGACGTCACCCTGGACGTGATGAGCGACGAGCAGCGCAAGGAGCTCGCGAGCGCCCTGCGCGGCGGCCAGACCGAGCGCGAGGTGCCCTTCGCCAAGCCGGGCAGCCTGACCCGGGTGTACGCGGTCGCCTCCGGCAAGGGCGGCGTCGGCAAGTCCTCGGTGACGGTGAACCTGGCGGCGGCGATGGCGGCCGACGGTCTGAAGGTCGGTGTCGTGGACGCCGACATCTACGGCCACTCGGTGCCGCGCATGCTGGGCGCCGACGGGCGTCCCACCCAGGTCGAGAACATGATCATGCCGCCGTCGGCGCACGGCGTGAAGGTCATCTCCATCGGCATGTTCACGCCGGGCAACGCGCCGGTGGTGTGGCGCGGCCCGATGCTGCACCGCGCGCTCCAGCAGTTCCTCGCGGACGTCTACTGGGGCGACCTCGACGTCCTGCTGCTGGACCTGCCGCCCGGCACCGGCGACATCGCCATCTCCGTGGCCCAGCTGGTCCCGAACGCCGAGATCCTGGTCGTCACCACGCCCCAGCAGGCGGCGGCCGAGGTGGCCGAGCGGGCGGGTTCCATCGCCGTGCAGACGCACCAGAAGATCGTCGGCGTGGTCGAGAACATGTCCGGGCTGCCCTGCCCGCACTGCGGCGAGATGGTCGACGTGTTCGGCACCGGCGGCGGTCAGACGGTCGCCGACGGCCTGACCCGCACCACCGGTACCAACGTCCCGGTGCTCGGCGCCATCCCGATCGACGTCCGGCTGCGCGAGGGCGGTGACGAGGGCAAGCCGGTCGTGCTGACCGACCCCGACTCCCCGGCGGGCTCGGCGCTGCGCTCGATCGCCGGCAAGCTGGGCGGCCGGCAGCGGGGCCTGGCGGGACTGTCCCTGGGGATCACTCCGCGCAACAAGTTCTGA
- a CDS encoding sec-independent translocase translates to MFNDIGPLELVTLIVLAVLVFGPDKLPKVIQDVTRTIRKIRDFSESAKQDIRQELGPEFKDFEFEDLNPKAFIRKQLDNDDLGLKEIRNGFDLKKEMAEVADAVHSRDADASPSSSSSSPSSSSGTSGGRVDMTKKPESPAADDRPPFDADAT, encoded by the coding sequence GTGTTCAATGACATAGGACCGCTCGAGCTGGTGACGCTCATCGTCCTCGCCGTGCTCGTCTTCGGTCCGGACAAGCTCCCCAAGGTCATCCAGGACGTGACGCGCACGATCCGGAAGATCAGGGACTTCTCGGAGAGCGCCAAGCAGGACATCCGGCAGGAGCTCGGTCCGGAGTTCAAGGACTTCGAGTTCGAGGACCTCAACCCCAAGGCGTTCATCCGCAAGCAGCTGGACAACGACGACCTGGGGCTGAAGGAGATCCGTAACGGATTCGACCTGAAGAAGGAGATGGCCGAGGTCGCGGACGCGGTCCACAGCCGCGACGCCGACGCCTCGCCGTCGTCGTCCTCCTCGTCCCCGTCGTCCTCCTCCGGCACCTCCGGTGGCCGCGTGGACATGACCAAGAAGCCCGAGAGCCCGGCGGCCGACGACCGCCCGCCCTTCGACGCGGACGCCACCTGA
- a CDS encoding trypsin-like peptidase domain-containing protein — MNEGKPGPSGEEPITRGEGPDGDFELARPDRPAAVAVDHQEGDYELDRPTPSGRAAEVLETPDAPKTPEALEPTEAEALRPAEAPGALDAAGTPEALEVPGAPGALDATPATPATPATPATPATPVTQAAPATPATSAAPVTPAAPTQAASVVGAEQPKPLHDPDPYSTPPYGEPGPWAPAPPVQHPAAPATHGGPVTAPPPAFDTAPHAAPLGQPAPAPAPVSAPAPAPAPVPVPASTPAPAPALGSAPAPAPAQAPLPPTDTPTADPWGRYDPWAAAAAAPLQQTDPTVIDKAQRRRRAKRVVIGAALLLALVSGGVGGIVGAYLERNGGVGTVELPQADKEASGRDPGSVAGIAAQALPSVVTLHVSGAGAAGTGTGFVLDDRGHILTNNHVVEPAGDDGEITVTFNSGDTADATVVGRDSGYDLAVVKVKGVQGLTPLPLGNSDNVRVGDPVVAIGAPFDLAGTVTSGIISARERPITAGGDKGDGSDVSYVDALQTDAPINPGNSGGPLLDAEARVIGINSAIRSAGSGADTDGGQAGSIGLGFAIPINQGKRVAEELINTGRATHPVIGITLDMDYSGDGARVAAKGSDGGPAVSTGGPGARAGIRSGDVITQVDGQHVHSGEELIVKTRAHRPGDRLELTLERDGEERKVSLVLGSSGGD; from the coding sequence ATGAACGAGGGGAAGCCGGGCCCATCGGGGGAGGAACCGATCACGCGGGGGGAGGGGCCCGACGGGGACTTCGAACTGGCGCGTCCTGATCGGCCGGCGGCCGTCGCCGTGGACCACCAGGAGGGCGACTACGAACTGGACCGCCCGACGCCGTCCGGGCGGGCGGCGGAGGTCCTGGAGACCCCGGACGCCCCGAAGACGCCGGAGGCGCTGGAGCCCACGGAGGCGGAGGCCCTGAGGCCCGCGGAGGCACCGGGGGCGCTGGACGCCGCGGGGACTCCGGAAGCCCTGGAGGTCCCGGGAGCGCCGGGGGCCCTGGATGCTACTCCGGCCACTCCGGCCACTCCGGCCACTCCGGCCACTCCGGCCACTCCGGTCACCCAGGCCGCTCCTGCCACCCCCGCCACCTCGGCCGCTCCGGTCACCCCGGCCGCTCCGACGCAGGCCGCCTCCGTCGTCGGGGCCGAGCAGCCGAAGCCGTTGCACGACCCGGACCCGTACAGCACCCCGCCCTACGGCGAGCCGGGCCCCTGGGCGCCCGCGCCGCCCGTCCAGCACCCGGCGGCGCCCGCGACGCACGGCGGACCCGTCACGGCGCCTCCCCCGGCGTTCGACACGGCACCCCACGCCGCTCCCCTCGGACAGCCCGCCCCGGCCCCCGCTCCCGTGTCCGCCCCTGCCCCTGCCCCCGCCCCCGTTCCTGTCCCCGCCTCCACCCCCGCTCCCGCCCCTGCCCTCGGCTCGGCTCCCGCCCCCGCCCCCGCACAAGCCCCCCTCCCACCGACGGACACCCCGACGGCCGACCCCTGGGGCCGCTACGACCCCTGGGCCGCCGCCGCGGCCGCGCCGTTGCAGCAGACCGATCCCACCGTGATCGACAAGGCACAGCGGCGCAGACGCGCCAAGCGCGTGGTCATCGGCGCCGCGTTGCTGCTCGCGCTCGTGTCCGGCGGCGTCGGCGGGATCGTCGGCGCGTATCTGGAGCGCAACGGCGGCGTAGGGACCGTCGAGTTGCCGCAGGCCGACAAGGAGGCGTCCGGGCGGGACCCGGGCAGCGTCGCGGGGATCGCCGCGCAGGCGCTGCCCAGCGTCGTCACCCTGCACGTCAGCGGTGCCGGCGCCGCCGGGACCGGCACCGGCTTCGTCCTCGACGACCGCGGCCACATCCTCACCAACAACCACGTGGTGGAACCCGCCGGGGACGACGGCGAGATCACCGTCACCTTCAACAGCGGCGACACCGCCGACGCCACCGTCGTCGGCCGGGACAGCGGGTACGACCTCGCCGTCGTGAAGGTCAAGGGCGTCCAGGGACTCACCCCCCTGCCCCTCGGCAACTCCGACAACGTGCGGGTCGGTGACCCGGTCGTCGCCATCGGCGCGCCCTTCGACCTGGCCGGCACCGTCACCTCCGGCATCATCAGCGCCCGGGAGCGGCCCATCACCGCCGGCGGGGACAAGGGCGACGGCAGCGACGTGTCGTACGTCGACGCGCTGCAGACCGACGCGCCGATCAACCCCGGCAACTCCGGTGGTCCCCTCCTCGACGCGGAGGCCCGGGTGATCGGCATCAATTCGGCCATTCGCTCCGCCGGCAGCGGCGCCGACACCGACGGCGGCCAGGCCGGTTCGATAGGGCTCGGTTTCGCCATCCCGATCAACCAGGGCAAGCGCGTCGCCGAGGAACTGATCAACACCGGCAGGGCCACCCACCCGGTGATCGGCATCACCCTCGACATGGACTACAGCGGCGACGGCGCCCGCGTCGCGGCCAAGGGCAGCGACGGCGGCCCCGCCGTCAGCACCGGCGGGCCCGGTGCCAGGGCCGGGATCAGGTCCGGCGACGTCATCACGCAGGTCGACGGCCAGCACGTCCACTCCGGCGAGGAACTGATCGTCAAGACCCGCGCCCACCGCCCCGGCGACCGGCTGGAGCTCACCCTGGAGCGGGACGGGGAGGAGCGGAAGGTCTCCCTGGTGCTCGGCTCCTCGGGCGGCGACTGA
- a CDS encoding anti-sigma factor family protein translates to MSGSLPKSSEGHLAEQHLGDRLSALVDGELGHDARERVLAHVATCAKCKAEVDAQRRLKNVFAEAAPPPPSESFLARLQGLPAGGDLGDGGPPLGGGGLPGGTPGRFGAGSGVFGTRRGERFEFAYAPLGRHEPALPAPSAGGRGFRIHEVDRHETDRPSSRGLRFAFVAAGAVSLAAIALGGVATTAPTETETRGAGKGSNVTPMRTTGAGAATLPESQRRRGVGPLLGQLEGQSALGNTPAAPTAVSAPLLPGVPAPAERPTAPGTPTVGATAASPLIRPLGSPPPLTLTAWAESVGLKEPGLVTAGTTPAPTPTVTSRTAR, encoded by the coding sequence GTGAGCGGTTCACTGCCGAAGTCTTCCGAGGGACACCTCGCAGAGCAGCACCTGGGAGACCGACTCTCCGCCCTGGTGGACGGAGAGCTCGGTCATGACGCGCGCGAGCGCGTACTGGCGCACGTCGCCACCTGCGCCAAGTGCAAGGCGGAGGTCGACGCGCAGCGCCGCCTGAAGAACGTCTTCGCGGAGGCGGCCCCGCCGCCGCCCTCCGAGAGCTTCCTGGCCCGCCTCCAGGGCCTTCCGGCCGGGGGCGACCTCGGCGACGGCGGGCCACCGCTGGGCGGCGGAGGGCTGCCGGGCGGCACGCCGGGGCGGTTCGGCGCGGGCTCCGGTGTCTTCGGCACCCGTCGCGGCGAGCGCTTCGAGTTCGCGTACGCGCCCCTCGGCCGCCATGAGCCGGCGCTTCCGGCGCCCTCGGCGGGCGGCCGCGGCTTCCGCATCCACGAGGTCGACCGGCACGAGACCGACCGGCCGTCCTCGCGCGGGCTGCGGTTCGCCTTCGTGGCCGCCGGCGCGGTGTCGCTGGCCGCGATCGCCCTCGGCGGGGTCGCCACCACCGCGCCCACCGAAACCGAGACGCGCGGCGCGGGCAAGGGCAGCAATGTGACACCGATGCGCACGACGGGCGCGGGCGCGGCGACCCTGCCCGAGTCCCAGCGGCGCCGCGGCGTCGGACCGCTGCTCGGTCAGCTGGAGGGCCAGAGCGCGCTGGGGAACACCCCGGCCGCCCCGACCGCGGTCTCCGCGCCGCTGCTGCCCGGGGTGCCCGCGCCCGCCGAGCGCCCCACCGCTCCGGGCACGCCGACCGTGGGTGCGACAGCGGCCTCCCCGCTGATACGTCCGCTGGGCTCGCCTCCGCCGCTCACCCTGACGGCCTGGGCCGAGTCCGTCGGGCTCAAGGAACCGGGGCTCGTCACCGCCGGTACGACACCGGCACCCACCCCCACCGTCACCTCCCGCACGGCCCGCTGA
- the sigE gene encoding RNA polymerase sigma factor SigE, with product MNDTAADHDRAGDPAQTPTATFSTDADGQAWTPPTWEEIVSMHSGRVYRLAYRLTGNQHDAEDLTQEVFVRVFRSLSTYTPGTFEGWLHRITTNLFLDMVRRKQRIRFDALGEDAAERLASKEPTPQQVFNDAHFDADVQQALDTLAPEFRAAVVLCDIEGLSYEEIAATLGVKLGTVRSRIHRGRSQLRKALAHRSPQARAERRSFVPRVPALGGGGASA from the coding sequence GTGAACGACACCGCTGCTGACCACGACCGCGCCGGCGACCCGGCCCAGACCCCGACCGCGACCTTCTCCACCGACGCGGACGGGCAGGCGTGGACTCCGCCCACCTGGGAGGAGATCGTCAGCATGCACAGCGGCCGGGTCTACCGGCTCGCCTACCGTCTCACCGGCAACCAGCACGACGCCGAGGACCTCACCCAGGAGGTCTTCGTCCGCGTCTTCCGCTCCCTGTCGACCTACACGCCGGGCACCTTCGAGGGCTGGCTGCACCGCATCACCACCAACCTCTTCCTGGACATGGTCCGCCGCAAGCAGCGCATCCGCTTCGACGCGCTCGGCGAGGACGCGGCCGAGCGGCTGGCCAGCAAGGAGCCCACCCCGCAGCAGGTCTTCAACGACGCCCACTTCGACGCGGACGTCCAGCAGGCCCTCGACACCCTCGCCCCCGAGTTCCGCGCCGCCGTGGTGCTGTGCGACATCGAGGGGCTGTCGTACGAGGAGATCGCGGCGACCCTGGGCGTCAAGCTCGGCACCGTCCGCTCCCGGATCCACCGTGGCCGTTCCCAGCTGCGCAAGGCCCTCGCGCACCGCTCGCCCCAGGCGCGCGCGGAGCGCCGCTCCTTCGTGCCGCGTGTTCCCGCACTGGGAGGAGGGGGCGCGAGCGCGTGA
- a CDS encoding O-methyltransferase, whose translation MCGFPTPTDTVTPRQPRGQERVITANRQTSWAFSDAYVAEEEALHWARDRAREAGLRSVAPGTGAALRLLAASVDAKAVAEIGTGCGVSGIHLLHGMRPDGVLTTVDQEPEHQQSARQAFRDAGFAGNRARFIPGRALDVLPRLADAGYDLVFCDGDRQEYQDYLAESLRLLRPGGLVAFEGVFANGRTVDSGPQPTEVLRLRELVRAVRESTELVSSLLPVGDGLLCAVKR comes from the coding sequence ATCTGCGGGTTCCCGACGCCAACGGATACAGTCACGCCCAGGCAACCACGGGGACAGGAGAGGGTCATTACCGCCAACCGGCAGACGAGCTGGGCGTTCTCCGACGCCTATGTCGCCGAGGAGGAGGCGCTGCACTGGGCCCGGGACCGGGCCCGCGAGGCAGGGCTGCGCTCGGTGGCGCCCGGCACGGGCGCGGCCCTGCGGTTGCTCGCCGCCAGCGTGGACGCCAAGGCGGTCGCGGAGATCGGCACGGGCTGCGGAGTCTCCGGTATCCACCTGCTCCACGGGATGCGGCCGGACGGGGTGCTGACCACGGTCGACCAGGAGCCGGAGCACCAGCAGTCCGCCCGCCAGGCCTTCCGTGACGCCGGTTTCGCCGGCAACCGGGCCCGCTTCATCCCGGGCCGCGCGCTGGACGTGCTCCCCCGCCTCGCGGACGCCGGTTACGACCTGGTCTTCTGCGACGGCGACCGGCAGGAGTACCAGGACTACCTGGCGGAATCGTTGCGCCTGCTGCGCCCGGGGGGCCTGGTGGCCTTCGAGGGCGTCTTCGCCAACGGGCGCACGGTCGACTCCGGGCCGCAGCCCACCGAGGTGCTGCGGCTGCGGGAACTGGTGCGGGCCGTGCGCGAGAGCACGGAGCTGGTGTCGTCGCTGCTGCCGGTGGGCGACGGGCTCCTGTGCGCCGTCAAGCGGTGA
- a CDS encoding DUF3117 domain-containing protein, which translates to MAAMKPRTGDGPLEVTKEGRGIVMRVPLEGGGRLVVELTPDEADALGDALKKVVG; encoded by the coding sequence ATGGCGGCCATGAAGCCGCGGACGGGTGATGGCCCGCTCGAGGTGACCAAGGAGGGGCGGGGCATCGTCATGCGCGTTCCGCTCGAAGGCGGCGGTCGGCTCGTCGTCGAGCTGACCCCGGACGAGGCCGACGCGCTCGGCGACGCCCTCAAGAAGGTCGTCGGCTGA
- a CDS encoding enoyl-CoA hydratase/isomerase family protein → MADTVLYEVSDGLATITLNRPEAMNALNVAAKVALRDAVRSAADDDAVRAVLLTAAGDRAFCVGQDLKEHIGLLAADRASGSGQTMSTVREHYNPIVKAIAGARKPVVAAVNGVAAGAGFGFALAADYRIVADTAAFNTSFAGVALTADSGISWTLPRVIGPGRATDLLLFPRSIPAREAYELGIANRLVPSAELRAEAEKVARALAEGPTVAYAALKESVAFGLSHSLEEALEKEDELQTRAGSSEDHAIAVQAFVNKEKPKYLGR, encoded by the coding sequence ATGGCCGACACCGTGCTCTACGAGGTGAGCGACGGACTCGCGACGATCACGCTGAACCGCCCCGAGGCGATGAACGCGCTGAACGTCGCGGCGAAGGTCGCCCTCCGGGACGCGGTCCGGTCCGCCGCCGACGACGACGCCGTGCGGGCCGTGCTGCTGACGGCGGCCGGGGACCGGGCGTTCTGTGTCGGGCAGGACCTCAAGGAGCACATCGGGCTGCTGGCCGCCGACCGGGCGAGCGGTTCGGGGCAGACCATGAGCACAGTGCGCGAGCACTACAACCCGATCGTGAAGGCCATCGCCGGGGCTCGGAAGCCGGTGGTCGCGGCGGTGAACGGGGTCGCGGCGGGCGCCGGTTTCGGCTTCGCGCTGGCCGCGGACTACCGGATCGTCGCGGACACGGCGGCGTTCAACACCTCGTTCGCCGGTGTCGCGCTGACCGCGGACTCGGGGATCTCCTGGACGCTGCCGCGCGTGATCGGCCCCGGGCGCGCCACCGACCTGCTGCTCTTCCCCCGCAGCATCCCGGCGCGGGAGGCGTACGAGCTGGGCATCGCGAACCGGCTGGTCCCGTCGGCGGAGCTGCGCGCGGAGGCGGAGAAGGTGGCCCGCGCGCTGGCCGAGGGGCCGACCGTGGCGTACGCGGCGCTGAAGGAGTCCGTGGCCTTCGGGCTGAGCCACTCGCTCGAGGAGGCGCTGGAGAAGGAGGACGAGCTCCAGACCCGGGCGGGCTCCTCGGAGGACCACGCGATCGCGGTGCAGGCGTTCGTGAACAAGGAGAAGCCGAAGTACCTGGGCCGCTGA